Part of the Triticum aestivum cultivar Chinese Spring chromosome 4D, IWGSC CS RefSeq v2.1, whole genome shotgun sequence genome is shown below.
caagattcgtgcagaattggttggacgaggatccatgcgtgtgggcgagttgccaaACGCCCACACGTGCGGGCGTTAATGTTTTCGTATTTCATTAGTAAATGCAATAGTGGGTGTTGTTCTGGTCCAGACAAATTATATGTAATGATTATGACAATGGATTTTGATTCAATTGGTTCAAACAAAAAAACAGCATAGACTGGATGGATAGTGCATGAACTGCAGTGCGAGTTCTGTAATCTTGTTCCATCATGGCTCGAGTCTTCCAGTGACCGGATCGACCAGCATGATCCGTCTAACAGAATGTACACCATCTGATCGCACAAAAGATAGCATCTCTCCCTACACATGGACGAACTTCCATGGATGCATAAAATTCATCCAGAGTCTCCATTTCACACAATTTTCGCAGCATGGACCTGCTGCCCAATGTTGGATAACATCATCACTTGAAAATGCACGCCTACCCAGGGGAAATTCTTTTTCTCAATTATATAGTAGGAGTACATGACAGTTCAAATCTCCCAACATATCAAATTACAGTCTGCCGATTGTTCTACGCAGGGGAGGGGGGCGGGGATGAATACTTAATTTCATGATCTCGCCCTTTTAAGGCCCCTCTCGCCGTGATCATAGCTCCTGTGGTCATACACATCCTTCCTCTTCCGGTCGTCGAGCTCAGTCACGGTGGAAAGGTACTCTTGACTGTCCATGGAGAGCTCGCCCTCCTCGGCGTTCTCTGCCGTCCGAGTAGCGTTCTGGTGCGGGGGCTGGGGCCAGCTCTGCCTTCTGTCGTGTTTCTTCTCATCCTTTACAGCCATCTCCACTCCATGCTCCAGCTCCCTCTCAATCAGGTCATCATCATCCATGACGTCAACCTTTCTACCGGCATCACCTTTTGATTTCCTCCGTTTCTCAAGCGCAGCTTTCACTTTATCCTTGtctatcttcttcattgcatcCATTGAGGATGACATATTGGGGCCTTCGTTGCTGCTGGCAATACCATCCTTTGCTTCCACCTTGGGTATCCTCTGGTTTGAGTTTTGCTTCTCAGGGGGGTCTACCATGCTCAACTGTTTAGGTGCTTGATAATTTCCATGAGCATGACGCTCGTCAGCAGCTCCAGGAGCCTTCCCCACAGCACGTGGATTAACCACACTTGCAGAACTGCCTTCGGTATCATTCCCTTGGGACGGTGGTGGCACCACGCGGTTTTGCTCGTAGAGCTCCAACATTTGGTTGCTGACCTCTGAAAAGAATAGCACGGGTGGTTAGTGTGTGTATGTTACTGGAGTACTTCACAACAAAGAGCATCAAAAGTAACAGTGGCAGAGAAAGGAGCATCACTTCTAGTAATAATGGATATAATtaacagaaagtagtgcttactagcATTGCAAAATCACCAAAATAGAAGTGTCATCCTCATGTTAGATTGTATTTTTTTCATTTACATCTCTTTGGGATGCTACTAAGCTAATATATGTATAACAGAAGTGATAAGGTCTACCAATACACTAAAAAATAGACAAACCCAAATCTTTCAGGTTCCACACGAGAGGCCGGGTTCACATGGTATGCTCCTGTTTTGACATTCCCTAGCGTATCCCAGAACACTAATAATTATAAGATTCCTTAGAGCACATCAAGCAACAGCATGTGTCTTGGTTGACCTAGGCAACCTACACTTATCAGTTTTGAACCAATGATGAATTTTGATAATCCAATCCACACAGGCTCCTAGAAAGTTAAAGCATGTCAACAGCTGCTGCTACCTGTGAGGATGTGAAATACTATTCTTGGGAGATTGAATAGTACAATAGTGCAAACATGCACTACTGAATTAAATCTAGAGACCAACCTTCCAACTGCCGCGGGGTTACATCAAACTCTTGCCACCAGACCTTCTCACCATCTGATGGAAGCTTGACTTTGAGGAACTTCGCAGCAAGGAAGATTGCGCCGGCCGTAATATGATTGGGTTTAAATTGGAGACAAAGCGAAGTACGTAGCCTGTACACCCCTTTAAGGCGCAGTAATTAAATAGGCATAATTGGGGGTTACTATGTTTGTAAGGATAAGTGTAATTTCAGCATACCCATCATTGACAAAATTCCACGCAACTTGAGCAAGCGCATTTTGAGCaactttgaatttttttattgCTTCGACCAAGGGCTTGTACGGGTGGTGCACATTCAGGTCAAAACCAAGTGTTATAAGCACAGCACGCTCCCCGATTAAAATAAGCTCCTTCTGTTGTTCATAAACCTCCTGCACAAAACAGCACAAAAATATCCTCAACAGTCATTCTTGTCATAGGAATCAGGGGATTAAAATATAACGAATGtaaagattttttttttttgcagattGGCAGAATAAtttccctccatcccataatataagagcgcactagtgtcaaaaacgctcttatatatgGGAAGGAGGAAGTAGAAGTGTGGGGAAACAAGGATAGCACAGGCAACTACATGAGAAATATCAAGACAATACTTGCAATTAAATATGTCACCTTTTGCTTAATTCGAGCAACTGCGGCAGGATCCTTCTTGTGGATGATCTCATAAGAAATTAGTACGACATCCTTAAGGGGTCTGGGAGTTTCTTCAACTTTACCCGCCAAGAACATGCAAACTGTGGCTATTGTCTGTAGGTTACAACGAACAAACATTGAGAACTTACAACGAGCAGCAAGATCTATGCTGTAGGCTATACACACAACAAAAAAGACTGCATATCTCTTctgcaaagcaaaagaaaattcaCCATATCATGGAATCCAATAAAATATGATGAAATTAGtaggatgtatatagatgtattttagagtgtagattcac
Proteins encoded:
- the LOC123096446 gene encoding cyclin-T1-3 produces the protein MDIMQTSDSSHHGIVENSPYRTPYGRHVESGNLGGSWYFSRKEIEENSLSRKDGIDLKKESYLRKSYCTFLQDFGMRLKVPQVTIATAIVFCHRFFLRQSHAKNDRLTIATVCMFLAGKVEETPRPLKDVVLISYEIIHKKDPAAVARIKQKEVYEQQKELILIGERAVLITLGFDLNVHHPYKPLVEAIKKFKVAQNALAQVAWNFVNDGLRTSLCLQFKPNHITAGAIFLAAKFLKVKLPSDGEKVWWQEFDVTPRQLEEVSNQMLELYEQNRVVPPPSQGNDTEGSSASVVNPRAVGKAPGAADERHAHGNYQAPKQLSMVDPPEKQNSNQRIPKVEAKDGIASSNEGPNMSSSMDAMKKIDKDKVKAALEKRRKSKGDAGRKVDVMDDDDLIERELEHGVEMAVKDEKKHDRRQSWPQPPHQNATRTAENAEEGELSMDSQEYLSTVTELDDRKRKDVYDHRSYDHGERGLKRARS